The proteins below come from a single Limosilactobacillus reuteri genomic window:
- a CDS encoding DEAD/DEAH box helicase, which yields MSDKKFADFQLQPYLLTAIQKINFRQPTPVQQRVIPVIMAGRSVVGQSATGSGKTHAFLLPIFSKINPEDQTVQAVITTPSRELAYQIYNAAKQLNKYAPHPLTIHNYVGGTDKQHQVDQLSRKQPQLVIGTPGRVLDLIKSQALDIHTAKMFVVDEADMTLDMGFLHEVDQIASHFPDDLQMMVFSATIPQKLRPFLKKYMENPVVEEIPTEAVINPDVDNWLMSTKGQDRNQLIYRLLTLGEPYLALVFANTKERAVELTQYLENQGLKVAMIHGGLEARRRKRTMRQIRDLEYQYVVATDLAARGIDIDGVSLVINDDLPTDLEYFVHRVGRTGRNGMKGTAITLYEPAEDDLIAKLEERGVKFVPKELKNGQLVTTHNRNRRKHYKRRQNELDPSMKGYVKKTKKKVKPGYKKRIKKAIKEDEQQKRKLELRHKIRKAKRARQKQHRRERNAR from the coding sequence ATGAGTGATAAAAAATTTGCTGATTTTCAGTTACAACCTTATCTGTTAACAGCAATTCAAAAAATTAATTTTCGTCAACCAACACCGGTCCAACAACGAGTAATACCAGTGATTATGGCTGGACGAAGTGTTGTGGGGCAATCAGCAACTGGTAGTGGAAAAACACATGCCTTCCTCTTGCCGATTTTTTCAAAGATTAATCCAGAAGATCAAACCGTTCAAGCAGTAATCACAACTCCTAGTCGGGAATTAGCATACCAAATTTATAATGCGGCAAAGCAACTTAATAAGTATGCTCCTCATCCTCTTACCATTCACAATTATGTCGGTGGTACAGACAAGCAGCATCAAGTTGACCAATTAAGTCGAAAACAGCCTCAATTGGTCATTGGAACTCCGGGAAGAGTATTAGACTTAATCAAGAGTCAGGCATTGGATATTCACACAGCAAAAATGTTTGTGGTGGATGAAGCGGACATGACCCTAGATATGGGATTCTTACATGAAGTTGACCAAATTGCCAGTCATTTTCCTGATGACCTTCAAATGATGGTTTTCTCAGCAACGATTCCGCAGAAACTGCGCCCATTCTTAAAAAAGTATATGGAAAATCCAGTAGTTGAAGAGATTCCTACTGAAGCAGTAATTAATCCAGATGTTGATAATTGGTTAATGTCAACTAAGGGGCAGGACCGTAACCAGCTAATCTATCGTTTGCTGACTCTTGGTGAACCATATCTTGCATTGGTATTTGCTAATACAAAAGAACGAGCAGTTGAATTAACCCAGTATTTAGAAAATCAAGGGCTCAAAGTAGCGATGATTCATGGGGGACTAGAAGCCCGTCGTCGTAAACGGACAATGCGGCAAATTCGTGATCTTGAATATCAATATGTTGTAGCAACTGATCTAGCAGCTCGTGGAATTGATATTGATGGAGTATCACTAGTAATCAATGACGACTTGCCAACTGATCTTGAATATTTTGTTCATCGGGTTGGTCGTACCGGGCGAAATGGGATGAAAGGAACAGCCATTACCTTATATGAACCAGCAGAAGATGATTTAATTGCTAAGCTTGAGGAGCGCGGAGTTAAATTTGTACCAAAAGAATTAAAGAATGGTCAACTAGTAACTACCCATAACCGTAATCGTCGGAAGCATTATAAGCGGCGGCAAAATGAACTTGATCCGTCAATGAAGGGTTACGTAAAAAAAACTAAGAAGAAGGTTAAACCTGGTTATAAGAAACGAATTAAAAAGGCGATTAAAGAAGACGAACAGCAAAAACGAAAGCTAGAATTACGGCATAAAATTCGGAAAGCTAAGCGTGCACGACAAAAACAACATCGCCGTGAACGAAATGCCCGTTGA
- the ruvX gene encoding Holliday junction resolvase RuvX: MRLMGLDVGSKTVGISVSDPLGWTAQAVEIIPIDEENEIFGIDRVAELVKKEQVAGFVIGLPKNMNNTEGPRVEASQHYGKLLQQRFPDIPIDFQDERLTTVEAHRMLVEEADISRAKQKKVIDEVAATFILQSYLDRHGRLVNKLK, encoded by the coding sequence ATGAGATTAATGGGATTAGACGTTGGCTCTAAAACGGTTGGCATTTCTGTAAGCGATCCTCTCGGTTGGACGGCCCAAGCAGTTGAGATTATTCCAATTGATGAAGAAAACGAAATTTTTGGGATTGATCGTGTTGCCGAGCTAGTGAAAAAAGAACAGGTAGCTGGGTTTGTAATTGGCCTTCCTAAAAATATGAATAATACAGAAGGCCCTCGTGTTGAAGCATCTCAGCACTATGGCAAGCTATTACAACAACGTTTTCCAGATATTCCTATTGACTTTCAAGATGAACGTTTAACGACGGTTGAGGCACACCGAATGCTAGTTGAAGAAGCGGACATTTCACGTGCTAAGCAGAAAAAAGTTATCGATGAAGTTGCAGCAACATTCATTTTACAAAGCTATTTGGATCGCCATGGCCGCCTTGTGAATAAGCTAAAATGA
- the alaS gene encoding alanine--tRNA ligase: MKELKKLNSAQVRRMYLKFFEEHGHQVMPSASLVPVNDPTLLWINSGVATMKKYFDGKVVPDNPRMTSSQKSIRTNDIENVGKTARHHTMFEMLGNFSVGDYFKNEVIPWAWELLTSDEWFGFDPERLYITYYPKDHDAYNRWREVGVAEDHLIADEDNFWDIGQGPSGPDTEIFYDRGQEFNNLADDDPENYPGGENERYLEIWNIVFSQFNHTPEDTYEPLPHKNIDTGMGLERVVSIFENAPTNFETDLFMPLIKQAEEFSGTKKYGQNKEDDIQFKIIADHIRTITFAIGDGALPSNVGRGYVIRRLLRRAVVAGKKLGIDEPFLAKMVPTVGKIMEDYYPDVLKNADYIASVIESEEDRFSATLNGGLNLLNNVIAEAKESKTNEIDGRTAFKLYDTYGFPIELTKEYAEDEGLTVDEKGFQAAMMEQQNRARNARDMDNGMGVQTDLWTSFKEDSKYVGYTDLTVDNAKVIGLAHDGQQADEAQPGDKNIELIFDVTPFYAEMGGQVADTGDIIDNYGKKVGRVVDVQHAPNQQNLHRVELTAPIKKGARYKLVVDHIRHLKIEKNHTATHLLDQALRNVLGGHTQQAGSLVEEHYLRFDFNHFGQVTAEDLKKVENMVNEQIWKEIPVKTVETDIDSAKEMGAIALFSDKYGDKVRVVKIGDFNTEFCGGDHVKNTNELGLFKIVSEGGVGAGVRRIEAVTSSDAFKFLQDRDDLLTKSAASLKVAQIKEVPHQVETLQNELKEAQKQNESLQAKIAAQQANNVFENVQATKNGSLIAAEVQVAGMGQLRQLADAWRSKALSDVLVLATASDGKANLLVAVSDDKTKEGLKAGDLIKAIAPAINGGGGGRPNLAQAGGKNPAGIKEALSQAKGYLDK; this comes from the coding sequence ATGAAAGAGTTAAAGAAGCTAAATAGTGCTCAAGTACGGCGGATGTACTTGAAGTTTTTTGAAGAGCATGGCCACCAAGTTATGCCGAGTGCATCATTAGTTCCAGTAAATGATCCAACATTACTATGGATTAACTCTGGAGTTGCCACAATGAAGAAATACTTTGATGGGAAAGTTGTTCCTGATAATCCACGGATGACAAGCTCACAAAAGAGTATTCGAACGAATGATATTGAAAACGTTGGTAAGACTGCCCGGCACCATACCATGTTTGAAATGTTAGGTAACTTCTCTGTTGGTGATTACTTTAAAAATGAAGTAATTCCATGGGCTTGGGAATTACTAACAAGTGATGAATGGTTTGGTTTTGATCCCGAACGGCTATACATTACTTATTATCCTAAAGACCATGACGCTTACAATCGCTGGCGTGAAGTAGGCGTTGCTGAAGATCACTTAATTGCTGATGAGGATAACTTCTGGGATATTGGTCAAGGTCCATCTGGTCCAGATACGGAAATTTTTTATGATCGTGGTCAAGAATTTAATAATTTAGCCGATGATGATCCAGAAAACTATCCTGGCGGTGAAAATGAACGCTACCTTGAAATTTGGAACATTGTCTTTAGTCAATTTAACCATACGCCTGAAGATACTTATGAACCACTTCCTCATAAAAATATTGATACGGGGATGGGGCTTGAACGGGTTGTTTCGATCTTTGAAAATGCCCCTACTAACTTTGAAACCGACTTATTTATGCCATTAATCAAGCAAGCTGAAGAGTTTAGTGGTACTAAGAAGTATGGTCAAAATAAAGAAGACGATATTCAATTTAAGATTATCGCTGATCATATTCGGACAATTACCTTTGCGATCGGGGATGGCGCCTTGCCTTCAAATGTTGGTCGTGGATACGTTATTCGGCGGTTGCTTCGGCGAGCAGTTGTTGCTGGAAAGAAGTTGGGAATCGATGAACCATTTTTAGCAAAGATGGTTCCAACAGTCGGCAAAATCATGGAAGATTACTATCCTGATGTTCTTAAAAATGCTGACTATATTGCTTCAGTTATTGAATCAGAAGAAGACCGCTTTAGTGCAACCTTAAATGGCGGATTAAACTTGTTGAATAACGTGATTGCTGAAGCTAAGGAAAGTAAGACCAACGAAATTGATGGACGAACAGCCTTTAAGCTTTATGACACTTATGGCTTCCCAATTGAATTAACCAAGGAATATGCTGAAGATGAAGGACTAACAGTTGATGAAAAGGGCTTCCAAGCAGCAATGATGGAGCAGCAAAATCGTGCTCGTAATGCCCGTGATATGGATAACGGGATGGGTGTTCAAACTGATTTATGGACTTCATTCAAAGAAGATAGCAAATATGTTGGCTACACTGATTTGACCGTTGATAATGCAAAAGTTATCGGCTTAGCACATGATGGTCAACAAGCGGATGAAGCACAACCAGGTGATAAGAACATTGAACTAATTTTTGATGTAACGCCATTCTATGCAGAAATGGGAGGTCAAGTCGCTGATACTGGTGACATTATTGATAACTATGGTAAAAAAGTTGGCCGTGTGGTTGATGTCCAACACGCACCAAACCAGCAAAATCTTCATCGAGTAGAATTAACTGCCCCTATTAAAAAGGGTGCCCGTTACAAACTAGTTGTTGACCATATTCGTCACCTTAAGATTGAAAAGAACCATACAGCAACGCACTTGTTAGACCAAGCATTACGGAACGTTCTTGGTGGTCATACTCAACAAGCCGGATCATTAGTTGAAGAACATTACCTACGTTTTGACTTTAACCACTTTGGTCAAGTAACTGCTGAGGACCTCAAGAAGGTTGAGAACATGGTTAATGAGCAAATCTGGAAGGAAATCCCAGTCAAGACAGTTGAAACTGATATTGATTCTGCTAAGGAAATGGGTGCTATCGCCTTATTCTCAGATAAGTATGGTGATAAGGTTCGGGTTGTTAAGATTGGTGACTTTAATACTGAGTTCTGTGGTGGTGATCACGTTAAAAATACTAATGAGCTTGGTCTCTTCAAAATTGTTTCTGAAGGAGGAGTTGGTGCTGGAGTACGGCGGATCGAAGCAGTAACTTCTAGTGATGCCTTTAAGTTCCTCCAAGATCGTGATGACCTCTTAACAAAGAGCGCTGCTAGTTTGAAGGTTGCTCAGATTAAGGAAGTTCCTCACCAAGTAGAAACATTACAAAATGAACTTAAAGAAGCTCAAAAGCAAAATGAGTCTCTTCAAGCTAAGATTGCTGCTCAACAAGCTAATAATGTTTTTGAAAACGTTCAAGCAACTAAGAATGGAAGTTTAATTGCTGCCGAAGTTCAAGTTGCTGGAATGGGTCAATTACGGCAACTTGCTGATGCTTGGCGCTCAAAGGCTCTTTCTGATGTTCTAGTTCTTGCTACAGCCAGTGATGGTAAAGCAAACTTATTAGTGGCTGTTAGTGATGATAAAACTAAGGAAGGCTTAAAAGCTGGTGACCTTATTAAGGCGATTGCACCAGCCATTAATGGTGGCGGTGGAGGTCGGCCAAACCTCGCCCAAGCTGGTGGAAAGAATCCAGCTGGAATTAAGGAAGCCTTAAGTCAAGCTAAAGGTTACCTCGATAAGTAA
- a CDS encoding CvpA family protein, producing MILTTFIILILMGCFINGHRRGLLTMTLMLGTYIVAWIVARQGAQLIGGWLKSLLPSIGTPATFSESLLANVNSNLFFYNGIAFMIIFTIVSILCHWGIRQLNWIKRIPVVGTVDKIAGGLISFLIGYLIIYVVLLIMQLFPAGWWQMQIANSELARFMINQTPGIAHLVIDTLVQGG from the coding sequence ATGATTTTAACAACCTTTATTATTTTGATTTTAATGGGGTGCTTTATTAATGGTCATCGCCGCGGATTATTGACAATGACGTTAATGCTGGGGACATATATAGTAGCTTGGATTGTTGCTCGCCAGGGAGCCCAATTGATTGGTGGCTGGTTAAAATCGTTATTACCAAGTATTGGAACCCCGGCAACTTTTTCCGAGAGCTTGCTTGCAAATGTAAATAGTAATCTTTTCTTTTATAATGGGATTGCATTTATGATAATTTTTACAATTGTTTCAATTCTTTGTCACTGGGGAATTCGTCAGTTAAACTGGATAAAGAGGATTCCAGTGGTGGGAACAGTTGATAAGATCGCAGGTGGGTTAATCTCATTTTTAATTGGCTATTTGATTATTTACGTTGTTTTACTAATTATGCAATTATTTCCAGCAGGTTGGTGGCAAATGCAAATAGCAAACTCGGAACTAGCGCGTTTTATGATTAATCAAACACCAGGAATAGCGCATTTAGTAATTGATACGCTAGTACAGGGAGGATAA
- a CDS encoding endonuclease MutS2, giving the protein MNSKILETLEFDRIKGQLAQYLVSAAGHRELTQLVPQTDYEAVKELLTETTDGADILRLEDGIPIPQLADIKPQLKRLKIKANLNGTELAQITKVLQTSMSVKNFFDQMREKKIKLRVLTTQVDRLVTIPSITQRLVRSIDPDGRINDEASAKLHGIRQLITQTETEIHQQMERYTRGKNAKYLSDPIVTMRNDRYVIPVIARYRNKFGGVVHDQSASGQTLYIEPAAVVETNNRLRQAQIEERQEMQRVLIELSQMIAPYRHDIGQNEAILGHLDFINAKARWAHDTKATLPLLSKENHVSLRKARHPLIDPQRVVTNDIKIGEDYQAIIITGPNTGGKTITLKTLGIIQLMGQSGLFIPAEEGSTIGIFDNVFADIGDEQSLEQNLSTFSGHMDGVKAILEQITSRSLVLLDELGAGTDPKEGAALAMAILDNIGSKGTMVVITTHYPELKVYGYDRAKTINASMEFDQETLKPTYKLLLGIPGRSNGLEIAQRLGISPQVIDEARTFVSDNSQDLNNMIGDLVEQRKKAREESEKLAKLVAKNEKVQRDLDEKLTRFNEQRDKLYEQARSKANHQVSMAKKKADRIIHHLRQLEVQQGGNVKENELIDAQGQLNALHHDNPRLQHNSVLQRAKQKHDLHKGDAVLVKSYGQYGELLSKRGNHKWEVQIGILKMEIDENNLEKVAKKDLPREKDAKRRPRAAVRTTQTRKTSARLDLRGHRYEQAMSELSNFIDHALLNNLSTVTIIHGKGTGALRKGTQQYLQSNPRVKSFSYASPNAGGDGATIVNL; this is encoded by the coding sequence ATGAATAGCAAAATTTTAGAAACATTAGAATTTGATCGAATAAAAGGACAACTGGCACAATACCTTGTTTCTGCCGCTGGTCATCGCGAATTGACGCAGCTTGTTCCACAGACTGATTATGAGGCAGTCAAAGAACTTTTGACAGAAACTACTGATGGGGCCGATATTTTAAGGTTAGAAGATGGGATTCCTATTCCGCAATTAGCTGATATCAAACCGCAATTGAAACGTTTGAAAATTAAGGCAAATCTGAACGGCACGGAATTAGCTCAAATTACTAAAGTGCTGCAAACTAGTATGAGTGTAAAAAACTTTTTTGATCAGATGCGGGAGAAAAAAATTAAACTACGGGTTTTAACTACCCAAGTTGACCGCCTAGTTACAATTCCTTCAATTACCCAGCGGCTAGTTCGTTCGATTGATCCTGATGGACGGATAAATGATGAGGCATCAGCTAAACTCCATGGTATCCGGCAATTAATTACCCAAACGGAAACAGAGATTCACCAACAAATGGAAAGGTATACTCGTGGGAAAAATGCGAAATACTTAAGTGACCCTATTGTCACAATGCGGAATGACCGCTATGTAATTCCAGTAATCGCCCGCTATCGAAATAAATTTGGTGGGGTTGTTCATGACCAAAGTGCTAGTGGACAAACATTATATATTGAACCTGCAGCCGTTGTGGAGACCAATAATCGGTTACGACAAGCGCAAATAGAAGAACGGCAAGAAATGCAACGCGTATTAATTGAGTTATCACAAATGATTGCTCCTTATCGACATGATATTGGTCAGAATGAAGCAATTCTTGGACACCTTGACTTTATTAATGCAAAGGCACGCTGGGCACATGATACTAAGGCAACGCTACCGCTCTTAAGCAAAGAAAATCATGTTTCATTACGGAAAGCGCGTCATCCCCTGATCGATCCCCAACGAGTAGTGACAAATGACATTAAGATTGGGGAAGATTACCAAGCGATTATTATTACTGGACCCAACACTGGTGGTAAAACCATTACGCTTAAAACTTTAGGAATTATTCAATTGATGGGACAATCTGGCCTATTTATTCCCGCAGAAGAAGGCAGTACAATTGGGATCTTTGATAATGTATTTGCGGATATCGGTGATGAACAATCATTGGAACAAAATCTGAGTACTTTCTCTGGTCATATGGATGGAGTAAAAGCCATTCTTGAACAAATTACAAGTCGTAGCTTAGTCCTTCTAGATGAGCTTGGTGCTGGGACTGATCCCAAAGAAGGGGCTGCTTTAGCAATGGCAATTCTTGATAATATTGGCAGTAAAGGAACCATGGTTGTAATTACTACCCACTATCCTGAACTTAAAGTTTATGGTTATGATCGTGCTAAGACGATTAATGCTAGTATGGAATTTGACCAAGAAACTCTTAAGCCGACGTATAAATTACTACTAGGGATTCCTGGGCGGTCAAATGGATTAGAGATTGCTCAGCGATTAGGAATTAGTCCCCAGGTTATTGATGAAGCACGGACATTTGTTAGTGATAATAGTCAAGACCTTAACAATATGATTGGTGATTTAGTAGAGCAACGGAAAAAAGCACGTGAAGAAAGTGAAAAGCTAGCAAAACTAGTAGCCAAAAATGAAAAAGTTCAGCGTGACCTTGATGAGAAACTCACCCGCTTTAATGAACAGCGCGATAAGCTATACGAACAAGCACGTTCAAAGGCCAACCATCAAGTTTCGATGGCTAAGAAAAAGGCTGACCGAATTATTCATCATTTGCGCCAGTTAGAAGTTCAGCAGGGCGGAAATGTAAAAGAAAATGAATTAATTGATGCACAAGGGCAATTAAACGCTCTTCATCATGATAATCCACGGTTGCAACACAACTCTGTATTACAACGGGCTAAGCAAAAGCATGATTTGCATAAAGGTGATGCAGTCTTGGTGAAATCTTATGGTCAATATGGAGAACTTTTATCTAAGCGAGGGAACCACAAGTGGGAAGTTCAGATTGGAATTCTTAAAATGGAAATTGATGAGAATAATCTTGAAAAAGTAGCTAAGAAAGATCTTCCACGAGAAAAAGATGCAAAGCGGCGACCACGAGCTGCTGTGAGAACGACACAAACACGAAAGACCTCGGCTCGTCTTGATTTGCGCGGTCATCGCTATGAACAAGCAATGAGTGAGCTAAGTAACTTTATTGATCATGCATTGTTGAATAATCTTTCAACGGTAACAATTATTCACGGAAAAGGGACCGGTGCTCTTCGTAAGGGAACACAACAATATTTGCAAAGCAATCCACGAGTTAAATCATTCTCCTATGCTTCCCCTAATGCTGGTGGGGATGGGGCAACAATTGTTAATTTATAA
- a CDS encoding DUF1292 domain-containing protein, which translates to MSKQENNEDMITLIDENGNEQLFKELFTFDSDDYGKSYIFIYPAEQENDDSVDIQAYIIADNEDNDGQDLVPIEDDKEWDMVEEVLNTFLDNDGNFKA; encoded by the coding sequence ATGAGTAAACAAGAAAATAACGAAGACATGATTACGTTAATTGATGAAAATGGTAATGAACAATTATTTAAGGAATTGTTTACGTTTGATTCTGATGATTATGGCAAATCCTATATCTTTATCTATCCAGCGGAACAAGAAAATGACGATTCCGTTGACATTCAAGCTTACATTATAGCTGATAATGAAGATAACGATGGACAGGACCTTGTCCCAATTGAAGATGATAAGGAATGGGACATGGTTGAAGAAGTATTAAATACTTTCCTTGATAATGATGGCAACTTCAAGGCCTAA
- a CDS encoding DHH family phosphoesterase, producing MADPLTAIFEQIKKYNKIIIHRHQRPDPDAIGSQVGLAEILRASFPYKQIYVVGKHIPGFDWIGEMDTIDNQTFDDALVIVTDTANAPRIDDRRFDNGDELIKIDHHPNDEPFGDIMWVEPDASSCSEMIYSFYQRFAKELTLPQKAAHALYAGIIGDTGRFLYPATTPRTMLVAGSLMAAGANAAEISQHENEITLPVARLSAYVYENLQILDNGAAYVILTNEILEQFGLTEAGTSAIVSLPGRIHDVIAWAIFVEQEDGHYRIRLRSKGPTINELAKQHDGGGHPLASGAKAKDEAEIKQVIDELDQLTQSYANQK from the coding sequence ATGGCAGATCCATTAACAGCAATTTTTGAACAAATCAAAAAATACAATAAAATAATTATTCATCGGCATCAACGCCCTGATCCAGATGCAATTGGCTCACAAGTTGGCCTTGCGGAAATTTTGCGGGCTTCATTCCCATATAAGCAAATTTATGTTGTAGGGAAGCATATTCCAGGGTTTGATTGGATCGGTGAGATGGATACGATTGACAATCAGACATTCGATGATGCATTAGTAATTGTTACGGATACAGCAAATGCGCCACGAATTGATGATCGGCGCTTTGATAATGGGGACGAGCTTATTAAGATTGATCACCATCCTAATGATGAACCCTTTGGCGATATTATGTGGGTTGAACCAGATGCTTCTAGCTGTTCGGAAATGATTTATAGTTTTTATCAACGATTTGCAAAAGAATTAACGCTTCCCCAGAAAGCTGCTCATGCCTTATACGCAGGAATTATTGGCGATACAGGTCGTTTCCTTTATCCAGCAACAACTCCACGAACGATGCTAGTTGCAGGTTCGTTAATGGCAGCCGGCGCAAATGCCGCGGAAATTAGTCAGCACGAAAATGAAATTACCTTACCAGTGGCCCGGTTATCAGCATACGTTTATGAAAATTTGCAGATATTAGATAATGGAGCCGCATATGTTATCTTAACCAATGAAATTTTAGAACAATTCGGATTGACTGAAGCCGGGACATCCGCAATTGTTTCTTTACCAGGTCGAATTCATGATGTTATTGCCTGGGCGATCTTTGTAGAACAAGAAGATGGCCATTATCGCATTCGTCTCCGTTCAAAGGGACCAACAATTAATGAATTAGCTAAGCAGCACGATGGGGGTGGACATCCACTTGCTAGTGGCGCTAAGGCTAAAGATGAAGCAGAAATTAAACAAGTGATTGATGAATTGGACCAATTAACACAAAGTTATGCAAACCAAAAATGA
- a CDS encoding IreB family regulatory phosphoprotein: MATNDKTMFFDFGQERQEDIKQTLKTVYESLEEKGYNPINQIVGYLLSGDPAYIPRLNDARNLIRQHERDEIIEELVRSYLKNNGETK; encoded by the coding sequence ATGGCTACAAATGATAAAACGATGTTCTTTGATTTTGGTCAAGAACGTCAAGAAGATATTAAGCAAACATTAAAGACGGTTTATGAATCATTAGAAGAAAAGGGATATAACCCGATTAACCAAATTGTTGGTTATCTTTTATCTGGTGATCCTGCTTATATTCCGCGTTTGAATGATGCACGTAACTTGATTCGTCAACATGAACGTGACGAAATTATTGAAGAGCTTGTTCGGTCATACCTAAAGAATAACGGTGAAACTAAATGA
- the yajC gene encoding preprotein translocase subunit YajC codes for MNSLSSFVLGAASSNNASGYSGIILIILMVALMYFFMIRPQQKQRKEHQEMMNELHPGDEVVTIGRMHGKIDSINKADRTVTLDCEGIYLTFDMVAIARVIKRADAPASEVPQDNKAVASSAADSSADASADSAASEPTSAASASDEQKGSEEK; via the coding sequence GTGAATAGTTTGAGTAGTTTTGTTCTTGGTGCTGCTTCATCTAATAATGCAAGTGGTTACTCAGGAATTATTTTAATCATCTTAATGGTAGCATTAATGTACTTCTTTATGATTCGCCCACAACAAAAGCAACGTAAAGAACACCAAGAGATGATGAATGAATTACACCCAGGTGATGAAGTTGTTACGATTGGCCGGATGCATGGTAAGATTGATTCAATCAATAAGGCTGACCGGACAGTTACTTTAGATTGTGAAGGGATCTACCTTACTTTTGATATGGTGGCAATTGCCCGTGTTATTAAACGAGCAGATGCACCAGCTAGTGAAGTTCCCCAAGATAATAAAGCTGTTGCTAGTTCTGCCGCTGACAGTTCTGCAGATGCTTCAGCAGATAGTGCTGCTAGTGAACCTACATCTGCAGCGAGTGCTAGCGATGAACAAAAAGGCAGCGAAGAAAAGTAA